Proteins encoded together in one Impatiens glandulifera chromosome 1, dImpGla2.1, whole genome shotgun sequence window:
- the LOC124919093 gene encoding receptor-like serine/threonine-protein kinase ALE2 isoform X2, with protein sequence MSTLLLLLLLLLLLLPQILALTSSASGISYLHKIFHSVAPLPSRSLFRAIILDHGKGNTLLMTPSFSPSVSPHVPNFQPSSEPPSPACAPAPLRQGLQRHLHHHHHRRPVLVTPASSTGGGCNQICVDPLTSTPFGSPCGCVFPMKVKLLLDVSLYVVFPVVNELELEVAAGTYLLQSQVIINGANADSQNQERTIVDIYLVPLEDKFDNITAMLTYERFWQKKVPLNKTLFRNYEVISISYPGLPSSPPGGGSTDSGPNGSPGKGQFPISADFVKKGEKLNSRTISIIALSGVILLVVCFGAIFILLKWRAGISSNAIGPVLTPSTNKRHGIGFTLSSSMGSSTSVSLISAMPTSALSVKMFTHLELEKATDKFSLQRVLGEGGFGRVFLGILEDGSNVAVKLLTRDNQDGDREFIAEVAILSRLHHRNLVKLLGICFEERIRCLVYELIPNGSVEAHLHGTDKKESLDWDTRLKIALGAARGLAYLHEDSNPRVIHRDFKGSNVLLENDFTPKVSDFGLAREATEGSHHISTRVMGTFGYVAPEYAMTGHLLVKSDVYSYGVVLLELLSGRKPVDMFQPPGEENLVTWARPLLGSREGLEKLVDPSLAGSYDFDDMAKVASIASMCVHTEVSHRPFMGEVVQALKLIYNDAAADDTCKESSHRDSDSKGDLIPSDSSWGNAGGHTSSLITMEYSSGPLEVTDRSFSASGLSNRSGPLRTVRSKRMFYRLKGSISDRGGLLLSRYAPKDLEASF encoded by the exons GAAATACCTTATTAATGACCCCATCATTTTCTCCATCAGTGTCACCCCATGTGCCAAACTTCCAGCCTTCTTCTGAGCCACCATCACCTGCTTGTGCTCCCGCTCCACTACGTCAAG GTCTTCAAAGACAcctccatcatcatcatcacagGAGGCCTGTTTTAGTTACCCCGGCTTCTTCTACTGGAGGAG GCTGTAACCAAATATGTGTAGATCCACTTACTTCGACTCCGTTTGGTTCTCCATGTGGCTGTGTGTTCCCTATGAAAGTTAAGCTTCTTTTAGATGTGTCTCTTTATGTTGTCTTTCCTGTAGTAAATGAGCTGGAGCTGGAGGTAGCTGCCGGAACATATTTACTGCAAAGTCAAGTAATTATAAATGGTGCAAATGCTGATAGTCAAAACCAGGAGAGAACAATAGTGGACATCTATTTGGTCCCTCTGGAggataaatttgataatattactGCCATGTTGACATATGAGAGGTTTTGGCAGAAGAAGGTGCCTTTAAATAAGACCCTGTTCAGAAATTATGAAGTTATCTCTATAAGTTATCCAG GGCTTCCCTCTTCGCCACCTGGTGGAGGTTCCACGGATAGTGGTCCAAATGGGAGTCCTGGAAAAGGGCAATTCCCAATTAGTGCAGATTTTGTCAAGAAGGGCGAAAAGTTGAATTCCAGAACAATTTCTATTATTGCATTATCTGGTGTGATATTGTTGGTGGTCTGTTTTGGAGCTATTTTTATCCTCTTAAAATGGAGGGCTGGAATATCGTCTAATGCCATTGGACCTGTCTTAACACCATCTACAAATAAGAGGCATG GAATAGGGTTTACCTTATCGAGCAGCATGGGAAGCTCCACATCAGTATCCCTCATTTCCGCCATGCCTACTTCTGCTCTCTCAGTTAAAATGTTTACCCACTTAGAGCTTGAGAAAGCAACAGATAAGTTCAGCTTGCAAAGGGTTTTGGGGGAAGGAGGGTTTGGACGTGTTTTTCTTGGGATATTGGAAGATGGATCAAATGTTGCTGTTAAACTACTAACAAGAGATAATCAGGATGGGGATCGTGAATTTATTGCAGAAGTAGCGATACTAAGCCGATTACACCATCGTAACCTTGTTAAACTCCTTGGCATATGTTTCGAAGAGCGCATCCGCTGCTTAGTTTATGAACTGATACCTAATGGCAGTGTTGAAGCCCATTTACATG GCACGGACAAGAAGGAATCTCTTGACTGGGATACAAGATTGAAGATTGCTCTAGGTGCTGCCAGAGGATTGGCCTATCTTCATGAAGATTCTAATCCTCGTGTTATACACCGAGATTTCAAGGGGAGCAATGTCTTACTAGAAAATGATTTCACACCTAAAGTATCCGATTTCGGGTTGGCAAGGGAAGCCACAGAAGGGAGTCATCACATTTCCACTCGGGTCATGGGGACTTTCGG GTACGTTGCTCCTGAATATGCAATGACTGGGCATCTACTGGTGAAGAGCGATGTGTACAGTTATGGTGTTGTGCTTTTAGAGCTACTTTCGGGTAGAAAACCCGTGGACATGTTTCAACCTCCAGGGGAAGAGAATCTGGTCACTTGGGCTCGGCCTTTGCTGGGAAGCAGAGAAGGATTAGAGAAGTTAGTGGATCCCTCCTTAGCTGGAAGCTACGACTTCGATGACATGGCGAAAGTAGCATCAATCGCCTCCATGTGTGTTCACACAGAAGTGAGCCACAGGCCTTTTATGGGCGAAGTTGTTCAGGCGCTGAAACTCATATACAACGATGCTGCTGCTGACGATACTTGCAAAGAGTCCTCACATCGTGACTCCGATTCTAAAGGTGATTTAATCCCTTCAGATAGCAGCTGGGGAAATGCTGGTGGGCACACTTCATCTTTGATAACAATGGAGTACAGTTCGGGACCACTTGAGGTAACAGACCGATCATTTTCAGCTTCTGGGTTGAGCAATAGATCCGGTCCTTTGAGGACAGTTAGGAGCAAGAGGATGTTTTATCGATTGAAAGGAAGTATTAGCGACCGTGGTGGACTACTTCTGTCTAGGTATGCTCCGAAAGACCTAGAAGCTTCCTTTTAG
- the LOC124919093 gene encoding receptor-like serine/threonine-protein kinase ALE2 isoform X1: MSTLLLLLLLLLLLLPQILALTSSASGISYLHKIFHSVAPLPSRSLFRAIILDHGKGNTLLMTPSFSPSVSPHVPNFQPSSEPPSPACAPAPLRQGLQRHLHHHHHRRPVLVTPASSTGGGGCNQICVDPLTSTPFGSPCGCVFPMKVKLLLDVSLYVVFPVVNELELEVAAGTYLLQSQVIINGANADSQNQERTIVDIYLVPLEDKFDNITAMLTYERFWQKKVPLNKTLFRNYEVISISYPGLPSSPPGGGSTDSGPNGSPGKGQFPISADFVKKGEKLNSRTISIIALSGVILLVVCFGAIFILLKWRAGISSNAIGPVLTPSTNKRHGIGFTLSSSMGSSTSVSLISAMPTSALSVKMFTHLELEKATDKFSLQRVLGEGGFGRVFLGILEDGSNVAVKLLTRDNQDGDREFIAEVAILSRLHHRNLVKLLGICFEERIRCLVYELIPNGSVEAHLHGTDKKESLDWDTRLKIALGAARGLAYLHEDSNPRVIHRDFKGSNVLLENDFTPKVSDFGLAREATEGSHHISTRVMGTFGYVAPEYAMTGHLLVKSDVYSYGVVLLELLSGRKPVDMFQPPGEENLVTWARPLLGSREGLEKLVDPSLAGSYDFDDMAKVASIASMCVHTEVSHRPFMGEVVQALKLIYNDAAADDTCKESSHRDSDSKGDLIPSDSSWGNAGGHTSSLITMEYSSGPLEVTDRSFSASGLSNRSGPLRTVRSKRMFYRLKGSISDRGGLLLSRYAPKDLEASF, encoded by the exons GAAATACCTTATTAATGACCCCATCATTTTCTCCATCAGTGTCACCCCATGTGCCAAACTTCCAGCCTTCTTCTGAGCCACCATCACCTGCTTGTGCTCCCGCTCCACTACGTCAAG GTCTTCAAAGACAcctccatcatcatcatcacagGAGGCCTGTTTTAGTTACCCCGGCTTCTTCTACTGGAGGAGGTG GCTGTAACCAAATATGTGTAGATCCACTTACTTCGACTCCGTTTGGTTCTCCATGTGGCTGTGTGTTCCCTATGAAAGTTAAGCTTCTTTTAGATGTGTCTCTTTATGTTGTCTTTCCTGTAGTAAATGAGCTGGAGCTGGAGGTAGCTGCCGGAACATATTTACTGCAAAGTCAAGTAATTATAAATGGTGCAAATGCTGATAGTCAAAACCAGGAGAGAACAATAGTGGACATCTATTTGGTCCCTCTGGAggataaatttgataatattactGCCATGTTGACATATGAGAGGTTTTGGCAGAAGAAGGTGCCTTTAAATAAGACCCTGTTCAGAAATTATGAAGTTATCTCTATAAGTTATCCAG GGCTTCCCTCTTCGCCACCTGGTGGAGGTTCCACGGATAGTGGTCCAAATGGGAGTCCTGGAAAAGGGCAATTCCCAATTAGTGCAGATTTTGTCAAGAAGGGCGAAAAGTTGAATTCCAGAACAATTTCTATTATTGCATTATCTGGTGTGATATTGTTGGTGGTCTGTTTTGGAGCTATTTTTATCCTCTTAAAATGGAGGGCTGGAATATCGTCTAATGCCATTGGACCTGTCTTAACACCATCTACAAATAAGAGGCATG GAATAGGGTTTACCTTATCGAGCAGCATGGGAAGCTCCACATCAGTATCCCTCATTTCCGCCATGCCTACTTCTGCTCTCTCAGTTAAAATGTTTACCCACTTAGAGCTTGAGAAAGCAACAGATAAGTTCAGCTTGCAAAGGGTTTTGGGGGAAGGAGGGTTTGGACGTGTTTTTCTTGGGATATTGGAAGATGGATCAAATGTTGCTGTTAAACTACTAACAAGAGATAATCAGGATGGGGATCGTGAATTTATTGCAGAAGTAGCGATACTAAGCCGATTACACCATCGTAACCTTGTTAAACTCCTTGGCATATGTTTCGAAGAGCGCATCCGCTGCTTAGTTTATGAACTGATACCTAATGGCAGTGTTGAAGCCCATTTACATG GCACGGACAAGAAGGAATCTCTTGACTGGGATACAAGATTGAAGATTGCTCTAGGTGCTGCCAGAGGATTGGCCTATCTTCATGAAGATTCTAATCCTCGTGTTATACACCGAGATTTCAAGGGGAGCAATGTCTTACTAGAAAATGATTTCACACCTAAAGTATCCGATTTCGGGTTGGCAAGGGAAGCCACAGAAGGGAGTCATCACATTTCCACTCGGGTCATGGGGACTTTCGG GTACGTTGCTCCTGAATATGCAATGACTGGGCATCTACTGGTGAAGAGCGATGTGTACAGTTATGGTGTTGTGCTTTTAGAGCTACTTTCGGGTAGAAAACCCGTGGACATGTTTCAACCTCCAGGGGAAGAGAATCTGGTCACTTGGGCTCGGCCTTTGCTGGGAAGCAGAGAAGGATTAGAGAAGTTAGTGGATCCCTCCTTAGCTGGAAGCTACGACTTCGATGACATGGCGAAAGTAGCATCAATCGCCTCCATGTGTGTTCACACAGAAGTGAGCCACAGGCCTTTTATGGGCGAAGTTGTTCAGGCGCTGAAACTCATATACAACGATGCTGCTGCTGACGATACTTGCAAAGAGTCCTCACATCGTGACTCCGATTCTAAAGGTGATTTAATCCCTTCAGATAGCAGCTGGGGAAATGCTGGTGGGCACACTTCATCTTTGATAACAATGGAGTACAGTTCGGGACCACTTGAGGTAACAGACCGATCATTTTCAGCTTCTGGGTTGAGCAATAGATCCGGTCCTTTGAGGACAGTTAGGAGCAAGAGGATGTTTTATCGATTGAAAGGAAGTATTAGCGACCGTGGTGGACTACTTCTGTCTAGGTATGCTCCGAAAGACCTAGAAGCTTCCTTTTAG
- the LOC124919093 gene encoding receptor-like serine/threonine-protein kinase ALE2 isoform X3: protein MSTLLLLLLLLLLLLPQILALTSSASGISYLHKIFHSVAPLPSRSLFRAIILDHGNTLLMTPSFSPSVSPHVPNFQPSSEPPSPACAPAPLRQGLQRHLHHHHHRRPVLVTPASSTGGGGCNQICVDPLTSTPFGSPCGCVFPMKVKLLLDVSLYVVFPVVNELELEVAAGTYLLQSQVIINGANADSQNQERTIVDIYLVPLEDKFDNITAMLTYERFWQKKVPLNKTLFRNYEVISISYPGLPSSPPGGGSTDSGPNGSPGKGQFPISADFVKKGEKLNSRTISIIALSGVILLVVCFGAIFILLKWRAGISSNAIGPVLTPSTNKRHGIGFTLSSSMGSSTSVSLISAMPTSALSVKMFTHLELEKATDKFSLQRVLGEGGFGRVFLGILEDGSNVAVKLLTRDNQDGDREFIAEVAILSRLHHRNLVKLLGICFEERIRCLVYELIPNGSVEAHLHGTDKKESLDWDTRLKIALGAARGLAYLHEDSNPRVIHRDFKGSNVLLENDFTPKVSDFGLAREATEGSHHISTRVMGTFGYVAPEYAMTGHLLVKSDVYSYGVVLLELLSGRKPVDMFQPPGEENLVTWARPLLGSREGLEKLVDPSLAGSYDFDDMAKVASIASMCVHTEVSHRPFMGEVVQALKLIYNDAAADDTCKESSHRDSDSKGDLIPSDSSWGNAGGHTSSLITMEYSSGPLEVTDRSFSASGLSNRSGPLRTVRSKRMFYRLKGSISDRGGLLLSRYAPKDLEASF, encoded by the exons GAAATACCTTATTAATGACCCCATCATTTTCTCCATCAGTGTCACCCCATGTGCCAAACTTCCAGCCTTCTTCTGAGCCACCATCACCTGCTTGTGCTCCCGCTCCACTACGTCAAG GTCTTCAAAGACAcctccatcatcatcatcacagGAGGCCTGTTTTAGTTACCCCGGCTTCTTCTACTGGAGGAGGTG GCTGTAACCAAATATGTGTAGATCCACTTACTTCGACTCCGTTTGGTTCTCCATGTGGCTGTGTGTTCCCTATGAAAGTTAAGCTTCTTTTAGATGTGTCTCTTTATGTTGTCTTTCCTGTAGTAAATGAGCTGGAGCTGGAGGTAGCTGCCGGAACATATTTACTGCAAAGTCAAGTAATTATAAATGGTGCAAATGCTGATAGTCAAAACCAGGAGAGAACAATAGTGGACATCTATTTGGTCCCTCTGGAggataaatttgataatattactGCCATGTTGACATATGAGAGGTTTTGGCAGAAGAAGGTGCCTTTAAATAAGACCCTGTTCAGAAATTATGAAGTTATCTCTATAAGTTATCCAG GGCTTCCCTCTTCGCCACCTGGTGGAGGTTCCACGGATAGTGGTCCAAATGGGAGTCCTGGAAAAGGGCAATTCCCAATTAGTGCAGATTTTGTCAAGAAGGGCGAAAAGTTGAATTCCAGAACAATTTCTATTATTGCATTATCTGGTGTGATATTGTTGGTGGTCTGTTTTGGAGCTATTTTTATCCTCTTAAAATGGAGGGCTGGAATATCGTCTAATGCCATTGGACCTGTCTTAACACCATCTACAAATAAGAGGCATG GAATAGGGTTTACCTTATCGAGCAGCATGGGAAGCTCCACATCAGTATCCCTCATTTCCGCCATGCCTACTTCTGCTCTCTCAGTTAAAATGTTTACCCACTTAGAGCTTGAGAAAGCAACAGATAAGTTCAGCTTGCAAAGGGTTTTGGGGGAAGGAGGGTTTGGACGTGTTTTTCTTGGGATATTGGAAGATGGATCAAATGTTGCTGTTAAACTACTAACAAGAGATAATCAGGATGGGGATCGTGAATTTATTGCAGAAGTAGCGATACTAAGCCGATTACACCATCGTAACCTTGTTAAACTCCTTGGCATATGTTTCGAAGAGCGCATCCGCTGCTTAGTTTATGAACTGATACCTAATGGCAGTGTTGAAGCCCATTTACATG GCACGGACAAGAAGGAATCTCTTGACTGGGATACAAGATTGAAGATTGCTCTAGGTGCTGCCAGAGGATTGGCCTATCTTCATGAAGATTCTAATCCTCGTGTTATACACCGAGATTTCAAGGGGAGCAATGTCTTACTAGAAAATGATTTCACACCTAAAGTATCCGATTTCGGGTTGGCAAGGGAAGCCACAGAAGGGAGTCATCACATTTCCACTCGGGTCATGGGGACTTTCGG GTACGTTGCTCCTGAATATGCAATGACTGGGCATCTACTGGTGAAGAGCGATGTGTACAGTTATGGTGTTGTGCTTTTAGAGCTACTTTCGGGTAGAAAACCCGTGGACATGTTTCAACCTCCAGGGGAAGAGAATCTGGTCACTTGGGCTCGGCCTTTGCTGGGAAGCAGAGAAGGATTAGAGAAGTTAGTGGATCCCTCCTTAGCTGGAAGCTACGACTTCGATGACATGGCGAAAGTAGCATCAATCGCCTCCATGTGTGTTCACACAGAAGTGAGCCACAGGCCTTTTATGGGCGAAGTTGTTCAGGCGCTGAAACTCATATACAACGATGCTGCTGCTGACGATACTTGCAAAGAGTCCTCACATCGTGACTCCGATTCTAAAGGTGATTTAATCCCTTCAGATAGCAGCTGGGGAAATGCTGGTGGGCACACTTCATCTTTGATAACAATGGAGTACAGTTCGGGACCACTTGAGGTAACAGACCGATCATTTTCAGCTTCTGGGTTGAGCAATAGATCCGGTCCTTTGAGGACAGTTAGGAGCAAGAGGATGTTTTATCGATTGAAAGGAAGTATTAGCGACCGTGGTGGACTACTTCTGTCTAGGTATGCTCCGAAAGACCTAGAAGCTTCCTTTTAG
- the LOC124919093 gene encoding receptor-like serine/threonine-protein kinase ALE2 isoform X5 — protein MKVKLLLDVSLYVVFPVVNELELEVAAGTYLLQSQVIINGANADSQNQERTIVDIYLVPLEDKFDNITAMLTYERFWQKKVPLNKTLFRNYEVISISYPGLPSSPPGGGSTDSGPNGSPGKGQFPISADFVKKGEKLNSRTISIIALSGVILLVVCFGAIFILLKWRAGISSNAIGPVLTPSTNKRHGIGFTLSSSMGSSTSVSLISAMPTSALSVKMFTHLELEKATDKFSLQRVLGEGGFGRVFLGILEDGSNVAVKLLTRDNQDGDREFIAEVAILSRLHHRNLVKLLGICFEERIRCLVYELIPNGSVEAHLHGTDKKESLDWDTRLKIALGAARGLAYLHEDSNPRVIHRDFKGSNVLLENDFTPKVSDFGLAREATEGSHHISTRVMGTFGYVAPEYAMTGHLLVKSDVYSYGVVLLELLSGRKPVDMFQPPGEENLVTWARPLLGSREGLEKLVDPSLAGSYDFDDMAKVASIASMCVHTEVSHRPFMGEVVQALKLIYNDAAADDTCKESSHRDSDSKGDLIPSDSSWGNAGGHTSSLITMEYSSGPLEVTDRSFSASGLSNRSGPLRTVRSKRMFYRLKGSISDRGGLLLSRYAPKDLEASF, from the exons ATGAAAGTTAAGCTTCTTTTAGATGTGTCTCTTTATGTTGTCTTTCCTGTAGTAAATGAGCTGGAGCTGGAGGTAGCTGCCGGAACATATTTACTGCAAAGTCAAGTAATTATAAATGGTGCAAATGCTGATAGTCAAAACCAGGAGAGAACAATAGTGGACATCTATTTGGTCCCTCTGGAggataaatttgataatattactGCCATGTTGACATATGAGAGGTTTTGGCAGAAGAAGGTGCCTTTAAATAAGACCCTGTTCAGAAATTATGAAGTTATCTCTATAAGTTATCCAG GGCTTCCCTCTTCGCCACCTGGTGGAGGTTCCACGGATAGTGGTCCAAATGGGAGTCCTGGAAAAGGGCAATTCCCAATTAGTGCAGATTTTGTCAAGAAGGGCGAAAAGTTGAATTCCAGAACAATTTCTATTATTGCATTATCTGGTGTGATATTGTTGGTGGTCTGTTTTGGAGCTATTTTTATCCTCTTAAAATGGAGGGCTGGAATATCGTCTAATGCCATTGGACCTGTCTTAACACCATCTACAAATAAGAGGCATG GAATAGGGTTTACCTTATCGAGCAGCATGGGAAGCTCCACATCAGTATCCCTCATTTCCGCCATGCCTACTTCTGCTCTCTCAGTTAAAATGTTTACCCACTTAGAGCTTGAGAAAGCAACAGATAAGTTCAGCTTGCAAAGGGTTTTGGGGGAAGGAGGGTTTGGACGTGTTTTTCTTGGGATATTGGAAGATGGATCAAATGTTGCTGTTAAACTACTAACAAGAGATAATCAGGATGGGGATCGTGAATTTATTGCAGAAGTAGCGATACTAAGCCGATTACACCATCGTAACCTTGTTAAACTCCTTGGCATATGTTTCGAAGAGCGCATCCGCTGCTTAGTTTATGAACTGATACCTAATGGCAGTGTTGAAGCCCATTTACATG GCACGGACAAGAAGGAATCTCTTGACTGGGATACAAGATTGAAGATTGCTCTAGGTGCTGCCAGAGGATTGGCCTATCTTCATGAAGATTCTAATCCTCGTGTTATACACCGAGATTTCAAGGGGAGCAATGTCTTACTAGAAAATGATTTCACACCTAAAGTATCCGATTTCGGGTTGGCAAGGGAAGCCACAGAAGGGAGTCATCACATTTCCACTCGGGTCATGGGGACTTTCGG GTACGTTGCTCCTGAATATGCAATGACTGGGCATCTACTGGTGAAGAGCGATGTGTACAGTTATGGTGTTGTGCTTTTAGAGCTACTTTCGGGTAGAAAACCCGTGGACATGTTTCAACCTCCAGGGGAAGAGAATCTGGTCACTTGGGCTCGGCCTTTGCTGGGAAGCAGAGAAGGATTAGAGAAGTTAGTGGATCCCTCCTTAGCTGGAAGCTACGACTTCGATGACATGGCGAAAGTAGCATCAATCGCCTCCATGTGTGTTCACACAGAAGTGAGCCACAGGCCTTTTATGGGCGAAGTTGTTCAGGCGCTGAAACTCATATACAACGATGCTGCTGCTGACGATACTTGCAAAGAGTCCTCACATCGTGACTCCGATTCTAAAGGTGATTTAATCCCTTCAGATAGCAGCTGGGGAAATGCTGGTGGGCACACTTCATCTTTGATAACAATGGAGTACAGTTCGGGACCACTTGAGGTAACAGACCGATCATTTTCAGCTTCTGGGTTGAGCAATAGATCCGGTCCTTTGAGGACAGTTAGGAGCAAGAGGATGTTTTATCGATTGAAAGGAAGTATTAGCGACCGTGGTGGACTACTTCTGTCTAGGTATGCTCCGAAAGACCTAGAAGCTTCCTTTTAG
- the LOC124919093 gene encoding receptor-like serine/threonine-protein kinase ALE2 isoform X4 — protein MSTLLLLLLLLLLLLPQILALTSSASGISYLHKIFHSVAPLPSRSLFRAIILDHGKVSPHVPNFQPSSEPPSPACAPAPLRQGLQRHLHHHHHRRPVLVTPASSTGGGGCNQICVDPLTSTPFGSPCGCVFPMKVKLLLDVSLYVVFPVVNELELEVAAGTYLLQSQVIINGANADSQNQERTIVDIYLVPLEDKFDNITAMLTYERFWQKKVPLNKTLFRNYEVISISYPGLPSSPPGGGSTDSGPNGSPGKGQFPISADFVKKGEKLNSRTISIIALSGVILLVVCFGAIFILLKWRAGISSNAIGPVLTPSTNKRHGIGFTLSSSMGSSTSVSLISAMPTSALSVKMFTHLELEKATDKFSLQRVLGEGGFGRVFLGILEDGSNVAVKLLTRDNQDGDREFIAEVAILSRLHHRNLVKLLGICFEERIRCLVYELIPNGSVEAHLHGTDKKESLDWDTRLKIALGAARGLAYLHEDSNPRVIHRDFKGSNVLLENDFTPKVSDFGLAREATEGSHHISTRVMGTFGYVAPEYAMTGHLLVKSDVYSYGVVLLELLSGRKPVDMFQPPGEENLVTWARPLLGSREGLEKLVDPSLAGSYDFDDMAKVASIASMCVHTEVSHRPFMGEVVQALKLIYNDAAADDTCKESSHRDSDSKGDLIPSDSSWGNAGGHTSSLITMEYSSGPLEVTDRSFSASGLSNRSGPLRTVRSKRMFYRLKGSISDRGGLLLSRYAPKDLEASF, from the exons TGTCACCCCATGTGCCAAACTTCCAGCCTTCTTCTGAGCCACCATCACCTGCTTGTGCTCCCGCTCCACTACGTCAAG GTCTTCAAAGACAcctccatcatcatcatcacagGAGGCCTGTTTTAGTTACCCCGGCTTCTTCTACTGGAGGAGGTG GCTGTAACCAAATATGTGTAGATCCACTTACTTCGACTCCGTTTGGTTCTCCATGTGGCTGTGTGTTCCCTATGAAAGTTAAGCTTCTTTTAGATGTGTCTCTTTATGTTGTCTTTCCTGTAGTAAATGAGCTGGAGCTGGAGGTAGCTGCCGGAACATATTTACTGCAAAGTCAAGTAATTATAAATGGTGCAAATGCTGATAGTCAAAACCAGGAGAGAACAATAGTGGACATCTATTTGGTCCCTCTGGAggataaatttgataatattactGCCATGTTGACATATGAGAGGTTTTGGCAGAAGAAGGTGCCTTTAAATAAGACCCTGTTCAGAAATTATGAAGTTATCTCTATAAGTTATCCAG GGCTTCCCTCTTCGCCACCTGGTGGAGGTTCCACGGATAGTGGTCCAAATGGGAGTCCTGGAAAAGGGCAATTCCCAATTAGTGCAGATTTTGTCAAGAAGGGCGAAAAGTTGAATTCCAGAACAATTTCTATTATTGCATTATCTGGTGTGATATTGTTGGTGGTCTGTTTTGGAGCTATTTTTATCCTCTTAAAATGGAGGGCTGGAATATCGTCTAATGCCATTGGACCTGTCTTAACACCATCTACAAATAAGAGGCATG GAATAGGGTTTACCTTATCGAGCAGCATGGGAAGCTCCACATCAGTATCCCTCATTTCCGCCATGCCTACTTCTGCTCTCTCAGTTAAAATGTTTACCCACTTAGAGCTTGAGAAAGCAACAGATAAGTTCAGCTTGCAAAGGGTTTTGGGGGAAGGAGGGTTTGGACGTGTTTTTCTTGGGATATTGGAAGATGGATCAAATGTTGCTGTTAAACTACTAACAAGAGATAATCAGGATGGGGATCGTGAATTTATTGCAGAAGTAGCGATACTAAGCCGATTACACCATCGTAACCTTGTTAAACTCCTTGGCATATGTTTCGAAGAGCGCATCCGCTGCTTAGTTTATGAACTGATACCTAATGGCAGTGTTGAAGCCCATTTACATG GCACGGACAAGAAGGAATCTCTTGACTGGGATACAAGATTGAAGATTGCTCTAGGTGCTGCCAGAGGATTGGCCTATCTTCATGAAGATTCTAATCCTCGTGTTATACACCGAGATTTCAAGGGGAGCAATGTCTTACTAGAAAATGATTTCACACCTAAAGTATCCGATTTCGGGTTGGCAAGGGAAGCCACAGAAGGGAGTCATCACATTTCCACTCGGGTCATGGGGACTTTCGG GTACGTTGCTCCTGAATATGCAATGACTGGGCATCTACTGGTGAAGAGCGATGTGTACAGTTATGGTGTTGTGCTTTTAGAGCTACTTTCGGGTAGAAAACCCGTGGACATGTTTCAACCTCCAGGGGAAGAGAATCTGGTCACTTGGGCTCGGCCTTTGCTGGGAAGCAGAGAAGGATTAGAGAAGTTAGTGGATCCCTCCTTAGCTGGAAGCTACGACTTCGATGACATGGCGAAAGTAGCATCAATCGCCTCCATGTGTGTTCACACAGAAGTGAGCCACAGGCCTTTTATGGGCGAAGTTGTTCAGGCGCTGAAACTCATATACAACGATGCTGCTGCTGACGATACTTGCAAAGAGTCCTCACATCGTGACTCCGATTCTAAAGGTGATTTAATCCCTTCAGATAGCAGCTGGGGAAATGCTGGTGGGCACACTTCATCTTTGATAACAATGGAGTACAGTTCGGGACCACTTGAGGTAACAGACCGATCATTTTCAGCTTCTGGGTTGAGCAATAGATCCGGTCCTTTGAGGACAGTTAGGAGCAAGAGGATGTTTTATCGATTGAAAGGAAGTATTAGCGACCGTGGTGGACTACTTCTGTCTAGGTATGCTCCGAAAGACCTAGAAGCTTCCTTTTAG